In a single window of the Streptomyces sp. NBC_00285 genome:
- a CDS encoding bifunctional 3'-5' exonuclease/DNA polymerase produces MTDRWALAPAEDGGVELTALGADGLPAGPVRREADLAKAVRGRPEVTRWVWRSTTEVYPRLLAAGVRVERCYDIEDAETLLLGHAGRSGEPRSAAAALARLRGGPVPPDPPQRSAEPGAQSPLFEPQSVHVPLTDLLEVYADQQRRHDATAHPDRMRLLTAAESAGMLVAAEMNRTGLPWSAERHRRVLHELLGERYAGGGEPRRLAELADEVSAAFGRRVRPDLPADVIKAFAQAGVKVKSTRRWEIESVDHPAVKPLVEYKKLYRIWVAHGWSWLQDWVRDGRFRPEFLAGGTVTGRWVTNGGGALQIPKVIRRAVVADPGWRLVVADADQMEPRVLAAISRDPGLMEVAGRETDLYQAVSDRAFSGDRGQAKLAVLGAVYGQTSGDGLKNLAALRRRFPKAVAYVDDAARAGEEGRLVRTWLGRTCPPAVGSGDAGEEAGMPQDEPDAQPAEEGWMPGYASTNARARGRFARNFVVQGSAADWALLLLAALRQACAEMAAELVFFQHDEVIVHCPEEETEAVVAAIRAASDLAGRLTFGETPVRFPFTTAVVECYADAK; encoded by the coding sequence ATGACCGACCGCTGGGCTCTCGCTCCGGCCGAGGACGGTGGCGTGGAGCTCACCGCCCTCGGTGCGGACGGGCTGCCCGCGGGGCCGGTGCGTCGGGAGGCGGACCTGGCGAAGGCCGTGCGGGGGCGGCCGGAGGTGACGCGGTGGGTGTGGCGGTCCACCACGGAGGTGTATCCGCGCCTGCTCGCCGCCGGGGTGCGGGTGGAGCGGTGCTACGACATCGAGGACGCCGAGACCCTCCTGCTCGGCCACGCCGGGCGGTCCGGCGAACCCCGCTCGGCCGCGGCCGCCCTGGCCCGGCTGCGCGGCGGCCCCGTACCGCCCGACCCGCCCCAGCGTTCCGCCGAACCGGGCGCGCAGTCACCCCTGTTCGAGCCGCAGAGCGTCCATGTACCGCTGACCGACCTCCTTGAGGTCTACGCCGACCAGCAGCGACGGCACGACGCCACCGCGCACCCCGACCGGATGCGGCTGCTGACCGCCGCCGAGTCGGCGGGGATGCTGGTGGCCGCCGAGATGAACCGCACCGGGCTGCCGTGGAGCGCGGAGAGGCACCGCCGGGTGCTGCACGAACTGCTCGGCGAGCGGTATGCCGGCGGTGGCGAGCCGCGCAGACTGGCCGAGCTCGCCGACGAGGTGTCCGCCGCCTTCGGGCGCCGGGTGCGGCCCGATCTGCCGGCCGATGTCATCAAGGCGTTCGCGCAGGCGGGCGTCAAGGTGAAGTCGACCCGCCGCTGGGAGATCGAGTCCGTCGACCACCCGGCCGTGAAACCACTGGTCGAGTACAAGAAGCTGTACCGCATCTGGGTCGCCCACGGCTGGTCCTGGCTGCAGGACTGGGTGCGGGACGGCCGCTTCAGGCCCGAGTTCCTGGCGGGCGGAACCGTCACCGGCCGCTGGGTCACCAACGGCGGGGGTGCGCTGCAGATCCCCAAGGTGATCCGGCGCGCCGTGGTCGCCGACCCCGGCTGGCGGCTCGTCGTCGCCGATGCCGACCAGATGGAACCGCGGGTGCTGGCGGCCATCTCCCGGGACCCTGGGCTCATGGAAGTGGCGGGACGCGAGACCGACCTCTACCAGGCCGTCTCCGACCGGGCCTTCTCCGGCGACCGCGGCCAGGCCAAGCTCGCCGTGCTCGGCGCGGTCTACGGCCAGACCTCGGGCGACGGACTCAAGAACCTCGCCGCGCTCAGACGCCGCTTCCCGAAGGCGGTGGCGTACGTCGACGACGCGGCCCGCGCGGGCGAGGAGGGCCGGCTGGTGCGGACCTGGCTGGGGCGGACGTGCCCGCCGGCGGTCGGGTCGGGTGACGCCGGGGAGGAGGCGGGCATGCCACAGGACGAACCGGACGCGCAGCCTGCCGAAGAGGGCTGGATGCCGGGCTACGCCTCCACCAACGCCCGTGCCCGGGGCCGGTTCGCCCGGAACTTCGTGGTGCAGGGCAGTGCCGCCGACTGGGCCCTGCTGCTGCTCGCCGCGTTGCGGCAGGCCTGTGCGGAGATGGCGGCCGAACTGGTCTTCTTCCAGCACGACGAGGTGATCGTGCACTGTCCCGAGGAGGAGACCGAGGCGGTCGTGGCGGCGATCAGGGCGGCGTCGGACCTGGCCGGGCGGCTGACGTTCGGCGAGACGCCGGTGCGGTTTCCGTTCACGACGGCGGTGGTGGAGTGCTATGCCGACGCCAAGTGA
- a CDS encoding Clp protease N-terminal domain-containing protein, whose protein sequence is MTANSNVTSSVRLDDLITAIKKVHVEPLDQLQDAVIAADHLGEVADHLIGHFVDQARRSGASWTDIGKSMGVTRQAAQKRFVPKESTDLAADQGFSRYTTRARNVVMSAHNAAIAARNPEGRPEHLVLGLLAEPEGLAAKAIVARGVTLDAVRQAATDALPPAAEEVPELVPYGSDAKKVLELTFREALRLGHNYIGTEHILLALLEFENGTGVLSGLGVEKGAVEGALVKELEGYLKVQGTEG, encoded by the coding sequence ATGACAGCCAACTCCAACGTCACCTCATCCGTACGGCTCGACGACCTCATCACGGCCATCAAGAAGGTCCATGTCGAGCCCCTCGACCAGCTCCAGGACGCGGTGATCGCCGCCGACCACCTCGGCGAGGTGGCAGACCATCTGATCGGCCACTTCGTCGACCAGGCCCGTCGTTCCGGCGCCTCCTGGACGGACATCGGCAAGAGCATGGGGGTCACCCGGCAGGCGGCCCAGAAGCGGTTCGTGCCGAAGGAGTCGACGGATCTGGCGGCCGACCAGGGCTTCAGCCGCTACACCACACGGGCCCGCAACGTGGTGATGAGCGCCCACAACGCCGCCATCGCCGCCCGCAACCCCGAGGGCCGCCCCGAGCACCTCGTCCTCGGCCTGCTGGCGGAACCGGAGGGCCTCGCGGCCAAGGCGATCGTCGCCCGGGGCGTCACCCTCGACGCCGTACGCCAGGCCGCGACCGACGCCCTGCCGCCCGCCGCCGAGGAGGTCCCGGAGCTCGTCCCCTACGGCTCCGACGCCAAGAAGGTCCTGGAACTCACCTTCCGCGAGGCGCTCCGCCTGGGCCACAACTACATCGGCACCGAGCACATCCTGCTGGCCCTGCTGGAGTTCGAGAACGGCACGGGGGTCCTGTCCGGCCTGGGCGTCGAGAAGGGGGCGGTCGAGGGTGCTCTCGTCAAGGAGTTGGAGGGGTATCTGAAGGTGCAGGGGACGGAGGGCTGA